A window from Musa acuminata AAA Group cultivar baxijiao chromosome BXJ3-10, Cavendish_Baxijiao_AAA, whole genome shotgun sequence encodes these proteins:
- the LOC103968902 gene encoding protein trichome birefringence-like 25 — protein MGMDWEPWPPLQRKSNHVFVKLLVLVLLLGLSFRLLFSRSAVFLPVSESPAAVAETASSTAVVVGVVGDAEPREGSPLTDSAAPVTEEVFDDGKASQQGTISNADKCDLFTGEWIPNPLGPAYTNASCRFIEYPQNCLKNGRPDTGYLFWRWKPHVCDVPPFNAEKFLNAMRNKSWGLIGDSILRNHAQSLICLLSKAEEAVEVYHADQYKSRRWLFPSHNFTLSLIWTPFLIKAEIFENDDGESKSENRLHIDTLDKKWTSQYNNFDYVVISGGQWFLKTAIYMENNTVIGCHYCPKLNMSEVSLEYAYSKILNSVYNFVTTSGHKPVVIYRTWTPDHFEYGEWFSGGVCNRTVPYKIGEFNGSNVDHVMRKIEVEEFRRAVVVEGSETGVRLKLLDTYELSWLRPDAHSGPYRKFHPFDKDKNAKVQNDCLHWCLPGAIDTWNDLIMELILGE, from the exons ATGGGGATGGATTGGGAACCGTGGCCGCCGTTGCAGCGCAAGAGCAACCACGTTTTCGTCAAGCTTCTCGTCCTCGTGCTTCTCCTCGGCCTCTCCTTCCGCCTCCTCTTCTCCCGCTCCGCCGTGTTCCTCCCCGTGTCGGAGTCACCCGCCGCCGTGGCCGAGACAGCATCCTCCACGGCGGTGGTTGTCGGCGTCGTCGGGGATGCAGAGCCGCGCGAAG GCTCACCATTAACAGACTCAGCTGCTCCAGTTACAGAAGAGGTCTTCGATGATGGAAAGGCTTCTCAACAAG GCACCATAAGCAATGCAGATAAATGTGATCTTTTTACTGGGGAATGGATCCCGAATCCTTTGGGACCGGCATACACCAATGCAAGCTGCAGATTTATAGAATATCCTCAGAACTGTTTGAAGAATGGGCGTCCTGATACAGGATACCTCTTCTGGAGATGGAAACCACATGTTTGTGATGTTCCTCCATTCAATGCCGAGAAATTTCTGAATGCTATGCGGAACAAGAGTTGGGGACTGATTGGTGATTCAATTCTTCGCAACCATGCACAGTCATTGATCTGTCTTCTTTCTAAG GCTGAAGAAGCTGTCGAGGTCTACCATGCTGATCAATACAAATCAAGAAGATGGCTCTTCCCCTCTCACAACTTCACTCTCTCACTTATCTGGACCCCTTTCCTGATTAAAGCAGAGATCTTTGAAAATGATGATGGTGAGTCAAAATCTGAAAATAGGCTCCACATCGACACCCTCGATAAAAAGTGGACAAGTCAGTATAACAACTTCGACTATGTGGTAATATCTGGTGGTCAGTGGTTTTTGAAAACCGCAATCTACATGGAGAATAACACAGTCATCGGCTGCCACTATTGCCCTAAGCTGAACATGTCAGAAGTCAGTTTGGAGTATGCGTATAGTAAAATCCTTAATTCTGTATATAATTTCGTCACTACTTCTGGGCACAAACCCGTTGTCATTTATAGGACATGGACACCAGACCACTTTGAATATGGGGAGTGGTTTAGCGGCGGGGTCTGTAACAGGACCGTGCCATATAAGATAGGGGAGTTCAACGGCAGTAATGTCGACCATGTGATGAGAAAAATCGAGGTGGAGGAGTTCAGAAGGGCGGTGGTGGTCGAAGGTTCAGAGACGGGGGTGCGCCTGAAACTCCTGGACACTTACGAACTCTCCTGGCTACGGCCTGATGCTCATTCGGGTCCCTACAGGAAATTCCATCCATTCGACAAGGATAAGAACGCGAAGGTTCAGAATGACTGCCTGCACTGGTGCTTGCCTGGCGCAATCGATACTTGGAATGATCTAATTATGGAGCTCATACTGGGTGAGTGA